The following is a genomic window from Methanophagales archaeon.
TTGGAGATAAACTTGTTTTAGCCATAGAATACCACCCTTTAAAGCCGTTGGCTTTTAGATTCACTCTGTCTTCTGTGACAAAAATCACTTCTCTTGGTGTCGTTTTGGTTGGCACTGCCATTTCTTTGGGTTTCGAGGATAAAAGAAGCCTACAAAGGCTTGCTGAATGGTGACATTTTGGAAGGGGTTATAATTTTAACTTAATTGACATTTCAGAAGATGACGTTTTTAAAAAGTTAGTGATTTGCTAAACCATGGGGTGATGCATAATAGCGAACCTTTGTGCGAGATGTATCTGGATATGTTGAGAGAAAAGTTAAAGCAATTTACGACGTTGGTAGGGATTCCATCGGTTTCATGGGGGTATTTGTATATGGTTGCGCTTACGCATGATGTCTGATTTTAATGCATAAACATCATAGATAATAGGTGATTACATATTACATGAAAGTCTGCATAATTACAACGGTGCATCAGCCGTTTGATACACGGGTATTCCACAAAGAGGCGAAAAGTCTCGCGAAGGTGCATGAGGTTGTATTGGTTGCGCCGGATGAAGAAAGGGCGGATAAAGAAGTAGATGGTATAAGAATTATCACGGTAAAAAAGCCTGAAAGCAAACTTTTACATCCGGTAACGATGTGGCGAGTATTCAAAGCGGGATTCAAGCAGGATTGTGATGTTTATCACTGCCACGAACCAGGTTCTCTCTTTGTAAGTGCAATTTTAAAAGTTTTAAAAAGGAGGAAGTTGGTATATGATGCACATGAACATTACGCTTCTTTAATCGCAAGCAATAAGATATTCCCAAAGAGTATACGAGGGGCTATAGAGAGGGTCTGCTTCAAGAGTGAGTTAACATTGAGCAGATTTGCAGATTACATAATCGTGGTCCGAAGCGATCTGGAAACAACGTTCAAGAAAGTTAATAAAAATATAAAAATAATATATGTATGTCCAGATCTTTCGTTTTTTCCACTAAAAAAAGTAAATCGCGAGGATATTGTGGTATATGAGGGTGCAGTTGACATCGAAAAGAGGGGCTTAAACATCTTTTTAGCATCTCTATTAATTGTATCCAGGAAGATTAAGCACATAAAATATCTCATTGTTGGAACAATACCGGAAGATGATTTATCTTTCGCTACGGAATATCTAAATAGAAATAATATGGCAGATCGTTTTGAATACACAGGATGGGTTGACTATAATGCCGTGC
Proteins encoded in this region:
- a CDS encoding glycosyltransferase family 4 protein, which encodes MKVCIITTVHQPFDTRVFHKEAKSLAKVHEVVLVAPDEERADKEVDGIRIITVKKPESKLLHPVTMWRVFKAGFKQDCDVYHCHEPGSLFVSAILKVLKRRKLVYDAHEHYASLIASNKIFPKSIRGAIERVCFKSELTLSRFADYIIVVRSDLETTFKKVNKNIKIIYVCPDLSFFPLKKVNREDIVVYEGAVDIEKRGLNIFLASLLIVSRKIKHIKYLIVGTIPEDDLSFATEYLNRNNMADRFEYTGWVDYNAVPEYLCRAKIGVILLQPVYYNNIMGIPNKLFDCMAAGIPVIASNFPNISKIVKEADCGILIDPTNPEKIADAILYLLEHPEEAKRMGENGRRAVEERYNWGKMEEKLLGVYERLK